A window of Cytobacillus sp. FSL H8-0458 genomic DNA:
CGGAAGTTCGGTAAAGTGGATGTTGAAGTTTTTAACGAAGGTGTCCTTGTAGGCAAGGCGATGATGATGTGCCAGCTGATTGACAGGCATTAAAAGAGAAATGATAAAAAGCCGCTCAAATTGAACGGCTTTTTTTACATGGCCCTTTCTGAAGAGCCGGGTATCTTTAATTCTTCCTTGCTGCCTCAGCTTCTTCCACTGCGTGAGGCATGTAAAACTTATATGCTTTTATGCCGCCCCAAATACTTAATCCGCCGATTAGAATAAACACAATTGCCACAATGAGAGCAGTTGTTGTGTCGTATAAAAACAGCTGGTTAAGGCCAAATATTGCAACAAATGAACCAAGGGCAATTCTGGACTTGGCTGATAGCCATTGTCTTTCAGCCGGCTGTCTGCTTCTGAAGAATTTTACTTTGTAGAAAATATAGAAAGAAAAAGAGAGTATAATCAGGATAACAAAAATAGGCATTTCATAACCTCCAAGTTTCGACAATCTCTTATCATTCTACCTTCATTATTAAAAAAATGCCATAAGCGTGCAGTGTTTTCTTTTTCTTTTCATGGTGGTATGGTAAAAATAAAGTATTCAGAATAAAAGGAGCACGCCATGAAACAGAAGATACTTGATGAAATAATAAAATATGAAACAATCATTATTCATAGGCATGTCCGTCCGGATCCGGATGCATATGGTTCACAGGGAGGCCTTGCTGAAATACTTAAGGCTTCATTTCCGGAAAAATCTATCTTTACTGTCGGGCAGGAAGAAGAAACACTCCATTATATGAGAAGACTTGATGAAGTATCTGATGATACATACAAAGGTGCGCTGGTCATTGTCTGTGATACAGCAAATGCAGAGCGGATATGTGATGATAGAT
This region includes:
- a CDS encoding YtpI family protein — protein: MPIFVILIILSFSFYIFYKVKFFRSRQPAERQWLSAKSRIALGSFVAIFGLNQLFLYDTTTALIVAIVFILIGGLSIWGGIKAYKFYMPHAVEEAEAARKN